In the Solanum pennellii chromosome 5, SPENNV200 genome, one interval contains:
- the LOC107019876 gene encoding serine/threonine-protein kinase RIPK-like, producing the protein MKITWEFLVPRCCISEKPKTSKLVSKQSTFHRISVSDFSNSTISEDLSISLAGSNLHVFSVQELKVITQNFSSSNFLGEGGFGPVHKGFIDDKLRPGLKPQPVAVKFLDLDGTQGHREWLTEVIFLGQLRHPHLVKLIGYCCEEEHRLLVYEYMPRGSLENQLFRRYSASLPWSTRMKIALGAAKGLAFLHEAEKPVIYRDFKASNILLDSDYNAKLSDFGLAKDGPQGDDTHVSTRVMGTQGYAAPEYLMTGHLTAASDVYSFGVVLLELLTGRRSVDKTRPNREQNLADWARPQLKDARKLARVIDPRLEGLYSSEGVQKAAYVAYQCLSHRPKARPDMTTVVKTLETLKDYKDISTMTFVYIAPVLDQDKQSPQRELLNKTNTNTKSSHKKLTPNLPLHNDFHRA; encoded by the exons ATGAAGATTACATGGGAATTTCTAGTTCCTAGATGTTGTATATCCGAAAAACCAAAGACATCGAAATTGGTATCGAAACAGAGTACATTTCATCGGATTTCAGTTTCAGATTTCAGTAATTCGACGATTTCAGAAGATTTATCAATATCATTAGCTGGTTCAAATCTTCATGTTTTCAGTGTTCAAGAACTGAAAGTTATTACTCAGAATTTTTCTTCAAGTAATTTCCTTGGGGAGGGAGGTTTTGGACCAGTTCATAAAGGTTTTATTGATGATAAACTTAGACCTGGTCTAAAACCTCAACCTGTCGCTgtaaaatttttagatttagatGGCACTCAAGGTCATAGAGAATGGCTG ACAGAAGTGATATTTTTGGGGCAATTGAGACATCCACATCTGGTGAAGTTGATTGGATATTGTTGTGAAGAGGAACACAGGCTGTTGGTCTATGAATATATGCCCAGAGGGAGCTTGGAGAATCAACTTTTTAGAA gATATTCTGCATCACTTCCATGGTCAACGCGGATGAAAATAGCACTTGGAGCTGCAAAAGGCTTAGCTTTCCTCCATGAAGCTGAAAAACCAGTCATATATCGTGATTTCAAGGCTTCAAATATCTTGTTAGACTCA GATTACAATGCCAAACTCTCTGATTTTGGACTTGCTAAAGATGGCCCACAAGGAGATGACACACACGTCTCCACCCGAGTCATGGGAACACAAGGCTACGCTGCTCCTGAATACCTCATGACcg GTCATTTGACCGCAGCAAGTGATGTATATAGTTTCGGAGTAGTACTACTGGAGCTTCTAACTGGGAGAAGATCCGTAGATAAAACTCGTCCAAACAGAGAACAAAATTTAGCAGATTGGGCAAGACCACAATTGAAAGATGCACGTAAATTAGCTAGAGTAATTGATCCAAGATTAGAAGGTTTATATTCATCAGAAGGAGTTCAAAAAGCAGCATATGTAGCTTACCAATGCTTAAGCCATAGGCCAAAAGCTAGACCAGATATGACTACAGTTGTCAAAACACTTGAAACATTGAAGGATTATAAGGATATTTCAACAATGACATTTGTCTATATAGCTCCAGTACTTGATCAAGACAAACAAAGTCCTCAAAGGGAATTACTCAACAAAACAAATACCAATACAAAAAGTTCACATAAGAAATTAACTCCAAATTTACCATTGCACAATGATTTCCATAGAGcttaa